The Klebsiella sp. RIT-PI-d genomic sequence GACAACCTGTCGACAAGTAAGTAGCCGCAAAAATGAATGTAAATTACGAAGATGAAATGCAGACGTTGCGTGTTGCGCTGCAACACCGCCTTGAACAGTTATTACCCGTCGGCAACCCACAGGACCTTGTCTGCGAGGCGATGCGTGAAGGCACGTTGGCATCAGGTAAACGGATACGCCCGCTGCTGCTATTACTTACCGCACACGATTTAGGCTGCAACCTCGATAAACCCGGTCTTCTTGACCTGGCGTGCGCCGTCGAGATGATCCATGCCGCCTCATTAATACTGGATGACATTCCCTGCATGGATAACGCAATGCAGCGGCGCGGGATGCCGACCATTCATCGGCGCTACGGCGAAAGTGTGGCGATCCTCGCGGCTGTGGGCCTGCTGAGCCGGGCGTTCGGCGTAGTGGCAGAAGCGCCCGCGCTGCCCGCTGCGTTTAAAACGCAGGCTGTTATGGAGCTTTCCTCGGCGGTCGGCATGCACGGGCTGGTGCAGGGCCAGTATCGCGATCTGATAGAAGGTCAACATGCCCGCAGCGCCGAAACCATTCTTCAGACTAACGATCTCAAAACCAGCCGGTTATTTGATGCCACGCTGCAAATGGCGGCGATCGTTGCGGATGCCCCACCGCCTGCGCGTGAGCGCCTGCGCTGCTTTGCTCAGGATTTAGGACTGGTGTTTCAGCTGATGGACGATTTAAGCGATGGCGTGAGCGGGACAGGCAAAGACATGAATCAGGATAGCGGCAAATCTACCCTGGTCGAAATGCTGGGCGCAGAAGCGGTGCATCAGCGGCTGCGCGAACATCTGCATAGCGCTGACCAGCATCTGGCGAGCGCCTGTGATAAGGGCATGTCGACACGCCGTTTTATGCGCGCCTGGTTTAATAAACAAAAGACGATGTTTGGTCTGGAATGGTCATTACCGGAGTGCTGATGAAGGATCTGATTCAACGTAAAAATGATCATCTGGATATTGTCTTACATCCGACGGCGACGATCAAAAAGTGCTCAACAGGTTTCGAGCAGTGGCGTTTTGAACATTGCGCCCTGCCTGAACTCGATCTTGATAATATTGATTTGCGAACGTCACTGTTCGGCAAAGTACTCAATGCGCCACTGCTTATCGGGTCAATGACCGGCGGTGCGCAACGCGCAGCTCATATCAATCGGCATCTGGCAGAAGCGGCGCAGGCGCTGGGACTGGCGATGGGCGTTGGATCGCAGCGGGTGGCGCTGGAAAGTGATGTTAACAGCGGCCTGACTCGCGAACTACGCCAGTATGCGCCGGACATTGTTCTGCTGGCGAATCTCGGCGCGGCGCAAATCGCCTCGGCGAAAGGGCTGGATTACGCCCGCCGGGCCGTCGACATGATTGAAGCCGACGCGCTTATTATCCACCTTAATCCGCTTCAGGAAGCCCTGCAGCGCAACGGCGATCGCGACTGGCGCGGCGTGCTTAAGGCGATTGAGAACACGGTAAACTCACTGCCCGTGCCGGTAGTGATTAAAGAAGTCGGTGCCGGGCTGTCGGTGCCGGTCGCCCGTCAACTGCTCGACGCGGGCGTGGCGATGCTGGACATTGCTGGCGCAGGCGGCACCAGTTGGGCGGCGGTGGAGGGCGAACGGGCGACTATTCGCCACGATCGTGCCGTGGCAATGGCATTCTCAGACTGGGGTATTCCCACGGCACAGGCGCTGCATCACCTGCATCAGGCGCTGCCAACGGCCCCGTTGATCGCCTCAGGAGGGATCGCCGATGGGATCGACGCAGCCAAGGCATTGCGCCTGGGAGCCAGCCTCGTCAGCCAGGCCGCTGGCGTGCTGGGCAGTGCCACCTCATCCACCGACGCGGTGATTGACCATTTCCAGATTATCCTCAGCCAGCTGCGCATTGCCTGTTTTTGCACCGGCAGCGGCAGCGTAGAGCAGTTGCGTCAGGCGACACTGGTCCGCGTGTAATGGGGCATTTCGCCGTAGTAACGCCGCCTTTTTACAGCCATGTCCGTGCACTGGAAGCGCTGTCTCAGCAGTTGATTGCCCGCGGGCATCAGATAACCTTCGTTCAGCAAGTCGACGCCTGTACGTTACTGCACGACAAACGTATTGCTTTTTATGCGGTGGGTGAAGACAGCCATCCGCCCGGCAGCCTGACACGCACCCTGGCGCGTGCCGCCCGGCCTTCGGGCGCGGGGATATTACCGATGATCGCGCACCTGGCGCGAACCACCGCTATGTTGTGTCGTACGCTTCCGGCAGCGCTGGAAACGCTGGCGGTCGATGGCGTGATTGTCGATCAAATGGAGCCTTCCGGCGCGCTGGTAGCTGAGATGCTGGGCATACCGTTTGTCTCGGTTGCCTGCGCACTGCCGATTAATCGTGACGACACCATTCCTCTGCCGGTAATGCCGTTTCGCTATGCG encodes the following:
- a CDS encoding polyprenyl synthetase family protein produces the protein MNVNYEDEMQTLRVALQHRLEQLLPVGNPQDLVCEAMREGTLASGKRIRPLLLLLTAHDLGCNLDKPGLLDLACAVEMIHAASLILDDIPCMDNAMQRRGMPTIHRRYGESVAILAAVGLLSRAFGVVAEAPALPAAFKTQAVMELSSAVGMHGLVQGQYRDLIEGQHARSAETILQTNDLKTSRLFDATLQMAAIVADAPPPARERLRCFAQDLGLVFQLMDDLSDGVSGTGKDMNQDSGKSTLVEMLGAEAVHQRLREHLHSADQHLASACDKGMSTRRFMRAWFNKQKTMFGLEWSLPEC
- the fni gene encoding type 2 isopentenyl-diphosphate Delta-isomerase; this encodes MKDLIQRKNDHLDIVLHPTATIKKCSTGFEQWRFEHCALPELDLDNIDLRTSLFGKVLNAPLLIGSMTGGAQRAAHINRHLAEAAQALGLAMGVGSQRVALESDVNSGLTRELRQYAPDIVLLANLGAAQIASAKGLDYARRAVDMIEADALIIHLNPLQEALQRNGDRDWRGVLKAIENTVNSLPVPVVIKEVGAGLSVPVARQLLDAGVAMLDIAGAGGTSWAAVEGERATIRHDRAVAMAFSDWGIPTAQALHHLHQALPTAPLIASGGIADGIDAAKALRLGASLVSQAAGVLGSATSSTDAVIDHFQIILSQLRIACFCTGSGSVEQLRQATLVRV